The region ACCTGGCAGCAAAGTCAGGTGGGCTCATTCTTCTGACAGGCGGCATTCACGGTCCGGTAGGGCAGGCTTTGCTTGCTGGGAGGAAAGATGATGCACGGGCACGGCTGACATGGCTGTCCGATCAGTTCCCTGGCAGGTGCTATGTGGAAATTCAGCGCCACGGCATGGAGCCGGAGCGACGCACCGAAAGTGATTTTCTAGAGCTTGCCTATACTCTTGGTTTGCCGCTGGTTGCCACCAATGAGGCATTTTTCCCCGCAAGGGAGGATTATGAGGCGCATGATGCCCTGATCTGCATTTCCGAGGGGCGGGTCATCATCGAGGATGATCGCCGCCGGCTGACACCGGAACACTATTTCAAGTCCCGGGAGGAAATGCAGGCGCTGTTTTCGGATCTGCCGGAAGCCGTTGCGTCGACGGTCGAGATTGCGCAACGCTGTCACTATCGTCCCTTGCGCCGCGATCCCATTCTGCCGAGGTTTGCCGGTGCGGATGCAGATCCCGAAGAAGCGGTGCGCGTCGAGGCTGAGGAACTCAAGCGGCAGGCGCGCGAAGGCTTGCAGGCCCGTCTCGACGCCCATGGACTTGCGCCGGGGCTGGAGGAAAAAGACTATTGGGAGCGGCTCGACTATGAGCTGGGCATCATCGAGCGGATGAAGTTTCCCGGCTACTTTTTGATCGTTGCCGACTTCATCAAATGGGGCAAGGCCCAGGATATTCCGGTTGGTCCCGGTCGTGGCTCTGGTGCGGGGTCGCTGGTTGCCTGGTCCTTGACCATCACCGATCTCGATCCGATGCGGTTCTCTTTGCTGTTCGAACGGTTCCTCAACCCGGAACGCGTCTCGATGCCCGACTTTGACATCGACTTCTGTCAGAGCCGGCGGGAAGAGGTTATCCGCTATGTTCAGGAAAAATATGGCCGTCAGCAGGTGGCTCAGATCATCACATTCGGGTCCCTGCAGGCACGTGCGGTGTTGCGCGACGTGGGGCGCGTGTTGCAGATGCCCTATGGCCAGGTGGACAGGCTCTGCAAGCTCGTGCCGGCCAATCCGGCAAACCCGGTGACTTTGGCCCAGGCGATCGAAGACGAGCCGAGGCTTCGTGAGGCGGCCCGTGAGGAAGAGATCGTTGACAAACTGCTGACCATGGCGCAGAAGCTCGAGGGGCTTTATCGCCATGCTTCGACCCATGCCGCCGGCGTTGTCATCGGCGATCGGCCGCTCGAAAAACTTGTGCCGCTTTATCGCGATCCGCGCTCGGACATGCCCGTTGCGCAGTTCAACATGAAGATGGTCGAAGATGCCGGCCTGGTGAAGTTCGACTTTCTCGGCCTGAAGACACTGACGGTGATTGATACGGCTGTGAAGCTGATCGAGCGGCGGGGCATCAAGGTCGATGTGGCCGCGCTTCCGATTGATGATGCGCCGAGCTACGAAATGTTGACCCGAGGCGAGACATTCGGTGTTTTCCAGCTGGAAAGTCAGGGCATGCGGCGCGCGGTTTCGGGCATGAAGCCAGACCGTTTTGAAGACATCATTGCGCTGGTAGCGCTCTATCGCCCCGGTCCCATGGAGAACATTCCCGTCTACAACGCGGTGAAGCATGGCGAGCAGGAGCCGGACTGTCTCCATCCCTTGCTCGAGCCGATCCTGATGGAGACCAACGGCATCATCGTCTACCAGGAACAGGTGATGCAGATCGCGCAGGTTCTGTCTGGCTATTCCCTCGGCGAGGCGGATCTTCTGCGCCGGGCCATGGGCAAGAAGATTGCCGCGGAGATGGAAGTCCAGCGTGCGCGCTTTGTCGACGGTGCCGTTGAGCGCGGTGTGAACAAGGCGCAGGCCGGATCGATCTTCGACCTCGTGGCGAAATTTGCGAACTACGGCTTCAACAAATCCCACGCGGCGGCCTATGCGCTGGTCTCCTATCATACGGCCTGGTTGAAGGCGAACCACCCGGTCGAGTTCATGGCCGCGTCCATGACGCTTGATATGGGCAATACCGAAAAGCTGGGCGATTTCCGACAGGAAGCCCGGCGAATGGGTATTGAGATCGTTCCGCCCTCGATCAACCGGTCCATGGTCGAATTCGATGTGCAGGACGGAAAGGTCGTCTACGCCATGGGCGCGATCAAGGGCGTCGGCGAACAGGCGGTCGAACATATCGTTGAGGTGCGCAGCCAGGGGGCGTTCAAGAGCCTGGGCGATTTCGCCCGCAGGATTTCGCCAAAGCAGCTGAACAAACGGACCCTGGAGAACCTTCTGGCGGCGGGCGCATTTGACGAGCTTGAGCCCAACAGGGCGCGTGTTCTGGAGGGCCTCGACCGGATCATGGGACTGGCTCAGCGAACCGAAGAAAACAAGACCCTCGGGCAGGATGAGCTGTTTGGCGGCAGCGACAGCGAAGAACCCTTGCAGCTTCCTGATGTTGCGGGCTGGACGCCGGACGTGCGTTTGCAGCGCGAGCATGCGGCCATCGGCTTCTATCTCTCGGCGCACCCGCTCGATGAGTATGACGAGTTGCTTGAAAAGATGCGGGTTCAGCCCTGGGCGAAATTTGCCGAAGCGGTGAAGAAGGGCGCTTCGGCAGGGCGTCTCGCCGGCACGGTTATTTCCAAGCAGGAGCGCAAGACCAAGACCGGCAACAAGATGGGCATCGTCCGCTTTTCCGATGGCACGGGGCAGTTCGAGGGACTTCTCTTTAAGGAAAAGCTCGAGCAGTTCCGTGATGCCTTGGAGCCGGGACGCTCCATGGTGATTCTGGTTGGCGCCGACATGCGCGATGACGAGCCTTCGATCCGGATCGAACAGGTCGACCCGATCGAGAAAGTCGCGGCGCGCGTGCAAAAGAGCATGCGGGTGTTTTTGCGCGACGACCGTCCGATCCAAAGCCTCGTGCGTCATCTCAATGTGCGCGGCGAGGGGGATGTGACGGTGGTCGTTCTGCTGGAAAACGGCGCGCGCGAAGTGGAGGTGAAGCTGCCAGGCCGGTTCCGTCTTTCACCGGAAATTGCCGGAGCGCTCAAGGCCGTGCCTGGCGTGACGGATGTTCAGATGGCCTGACTCAAATCGTCAGGCTTTGGGCGCCTAAGACGCCGCAGGCCAGATGATTTCTAGGCGGATGCCACCAGGTTCGGCGAACATCATGTGCATGCGTGGCCCGCCCGACAATGGTTCGGGCTGAAACTCGATGACGACACCTGGCCAGCTGGAGATTTTTTCAGCCATGGCCATAAGAGCCGCCTGGCTTTCCACCTCCAGGGCGACATGGTGCAGACGGATATTGGACTTGCGGTCGAATGGCGTTATCGAAGAATTCCGGTCTGCTTGCCAGAGCGTGAAGCGGCAGACACCGTCAGTTACCGTCGTGCGTGGGTAGCTTTAATCGCGGTTCAGCAAGGACCAGCCCAGGCAGTCGGTAAAGAACGTCGTGGTCTGTTCCAGATCAAGGACAGTGAGCCCCAAGTGGTTGATTCCGATTGTTCCGGGCATGCATGCTCCTGTTCCGCCGCTCGCTGTCATTGAGCGAAAGATGCAATTGAAACCGGTGCCTGGCAATCGGCATAGCAGACCAAGCCGAACGGCGCACGTTGCCATCTTGTTGAAGGTGGTCTTCCCAAGATCTTGGGACGCTTTGAAAACACGCATGTTTTCTAGGCAATAGGTCTTGAATTTGTTGAAACTGCCGCTTATAAGGCGCGCATTCCACACGCAAGGGGCGGAAACCGAGCTTATCGGCCTTCCATCCGGTGACGATCTGGATTTGTCCAGCGTCCAAATCCTCTTGCGGAGGTCAAACCGGAAAATCAGGAGTTCAGGGCCATGGCTTTGCCCGATATCAACATGCGTCAGCTGCTCGAAGCTGGCGTTCACTTTGGTCACCAGAAGCACCGTTGGAACCCGCGTATGGGTCAGTACATCTTTGGTGTACGCAACGATGTGCACATCATCGATCTGGCTCAGACCGTTCCGCTTATGCACCAGGCTCTGAAAGCTGTCAGCGACACCGTCGCAGGCGGTGGCCGCGTTCTGCTCGTTGGCACCAAGCGTCAGGCGCAGGAAGCTGTTGCTTCGAGCGCGCGCAACTCTGCGCAGTACTTCGTCAACGCTCGCTGGCTCGGCGGCATGCTGACCAACTGGAAGACCATCTCCCAGTCGATCCAGCGTCTTCGCAAGCTCGAAGAAACCCTCAATTCTGATGCTGCAAATGCTCTGACCAAGAAAGAGCGTCTGTTCATGGACCGCGAGCGCGAAAAGCTCGAGCGGAACCTTGGCGGTATCAAGGACATGGGCGGCATTCCGGACCTGATCTTCGTGATCGATACCAACCGTGAATCCATCGCCATTCAGGAAGCACGCCGTCTGGGTATCCCGGTCGCTGCTATCCTTGACAGCAACTCCAACCCTGAAGGCATCACCTATCCGGTGCCGGGTAACGACGATGCTGGCCGTGCAATTGCGCTTTACTGCGATCTGATTGCCCGTTCCGCGATCGACGGTATCTCCCGCGCTCAGGGTGCATCGGGCATGGATGTTGGCGCTGGTGAAGAGGCTCCGGTCGAAGAAGCACTCGCCGAAGTCGCAGCTGAAGAAGTCGTGGCTGAAGCTGCTCCGGCGACGGAAGCTGCTGCAGAAGCTTGATTTTTTACCTGCCGCGGCAACGCGGCAGGTTCCTGTTAAATTCGCAGATGTTGGCGCCTTTTGTTGCGCTTTCGTCATAAAGGTACGGTGCCAGTCGGCTAAACCGTATCTATCAACAACCCCCCATCCACGAGGCAATCGATGAGCATTACCGCTGCGATGGTCAAAGAGCTCCGCGAAAAATCCGGCGCTGGCATGATGGACTGCAAGACCGCCCTGACAGAATCAGGCGGCGACATGGAAGCAGCTGTTGACTGGCTGCGCACCAAGGGCCTTGCAAAGGCCGCCAAGAAAGCCGGCCGCGTTGCTGCCGAAGGTCTTGTCGGTGTTGCTGCTGAAGGCAGCAAGGCTGCAGTTATCGAGCTGAACTCAGAGACCGACTTTGTTGCACGTAACGAAGGCTTCCAGGAGCTGGTGAAGAATGTCGCACAGGTTGCCGTTGGCACCGATGGCGATCTCGAAGCCGTTTCTGACGCTGGCTACCCGGCTTCTGAAAAGAACGTCAAAGACAGCATCACCGATGCAATCGCGACGATCGGCGAGAACATGACCCTTCGCCGCACGGCCGTTTTGTCCGTGTCTGAAGGTGTTGTCGCCACTTATGTTCACGGCGCAGTCACTGAGGGTCTCGGAAAGATCGGCGTTCTGGTTGCTCTGGAATCTTCCGGAGACAAGGACAAGCTGAACGGTCTAGGCCGTCAGATCGCGATGCATATTGCTGCGACGAGCCCGCTCGCTCTCAGCACCGATGATCTCGACCCGGCTGTTGTGGATCGTGAGCGCTCGGTATTCGTTGAGCAGGCTCGCGAATCCGGCAAGCCCGACAACATCATCGAAAAGATGGTCGAAGGCCGTATCCGCAAGTTCTATGAAGAGGTGACTCTGGTCAAACAGTCCTTCGTCATCGACCCGGACAAGACGGTCGAACAGGCTGTCGAGGCTCTCGGCAAGGAACTTGGCACAGACGTCAAGCTCACCGGCTTTGTCCGCTTCGCCCTTGGCGAGGGGATCGAGAAAGAAGAGCAAGACTTTGCTGCAGAGGTGGCCGCGGCCACCGGGCAGTAAGCTTCCCAAGGGCGCCGGTTACGACCGGCGCCTTTTTTTTAGAAGGACCCACAAAGAGAAGGCCACGATATGAACAAGCCCCTGCGTTGGAAGCGAGTGCTCCTGAAACTCTCCGGTGAGGCGCTGATGGGATCCCAGCCATTCGGGATCGATCCGGCGATTGTCGAGAGAATTGCGAAGGAGATCGCAGACGCGGTAGCGCTTGGTGCGCAGGTGGGCATCGTGGTCGGCGGCGGGAATATCTTCCGCGGTGTTGCCGTGGCCGCCAAGGGCGGCAACCGGGTTACTGGCGACCACATGGGTATGCTTGCGACGATCATGAACTCCCTGACGATCGCTGACGCCCTTCGCCGGCTCAAGGTCCAGGCCCGCGTTCTTTCCGCAGTTGCCGTTCCCTCTATCTGCGAGACATTCAGCCAGCGTGTTGCTGAACGGTACATGGAAGACGGCGACGTCATTGTTTTCGCGGGTGGAACGGGCAATCCCTTCTTCACCACCGATTCTGGCGCTGCTCTCCGGGCCGCAGAGATGCGTTGTGATGCCTTTTTGAAGGGCACACAGGTGGATGGGGTCTATTCAGATGATCCCAAGACCAATCCGGATGCCGAGCGCTATGAGACACTCGGTTACGAGGAGGTGATCAAGCGCAATCTGAAGGTCATGGACACCACTGCGATTGCGCTCGCGCGTGACAATTCAATTCCCGTCATTGTGTTTTCCATTCACAGTCCCGGTTCGCTTGTGAACGTTCTTCAGGAGAGCGGCCGGTATACTGTTGTTGGCGATTGATTCTTTTGCCAATATCCGCGGCACAGGGCCTTGTGTTTCGATGCAAGTGTGCGATCTTTGCCGCGGCCAAGACACAGTAAGCCACCAAAGCAAGAATTAAGTGAGGAAGTTATGCCGGTAGAAGGTATAGACCAGGACGATCTCAAGCGCCGGATGCAGGGCGCGTTGTCGGTGCTCAAGACAGAGTTTGCCGGCCTGCGGACTGGCCGGGCCTCATCCAGCATGATGGATCCGATCATGGTGAGCGCCTATGGCCAGGCGATGCCGATCAGTCAGGTTGCGACTGTCAGTGTTCCGGAGCCGCGCATGCTTGCCGTTCAGGTCTGGGACAAGGGCATGGTTGCTGCCGTTGAGAAAGCGATCCGCGAATCCAACCTTGGTCTCAATCCTGTCGTAGATGGCCAGCTGCTGCGCTTGCCGATCCCGGAACTGAACCAGGAGCGCCGCCAGGACCTGATCAAGATTGCTCACAAGTATGCCGAGCAGGCCAAGGTCTCCATCCGCCACGTCCGCCGCGATGGCATGGACACGGCGAAAAAACTCGAGAAGGACGGTGACATCAGCCAGGATGATGGCCGGGTTGCGTCCGACGAGATCCAGAAGCTAACCGACAGCATGATCGCGGAAGCGGATGCGATGCTTGAAAAGAAAGAGCAGGAAATCTCCCAAGTCTAAGCTATTCAATCAAACGTGTTTGGCCACGGGGTGGTCTTGGCCAGGCAAATCAGGGGGACTTTATGACTGCAAACCCAGATCCAATCGACGGTATGTCCCCCGCGCCCAAATGTAGTGTTTCTGGCGTGCGCCATGTCGGTTTGATCATGGATGGCAATGGCCGATGGGCCCAGGCGCGCGGTCTCTCCCGTTCAGATGGCCACCGTCATGGCCTTGATTCCTTGCGCCGCATGATCCGTCACGCAGTGCGGATCGGTCTTAAGTACGTGACGATCTACAGCTTCTCTTCGGAAAACTGGAATCGGCCCGAGACGGAAGTGAGTTTTCTCATGTCTCTTCTGCGCCGCTTTGTGCAGAGGGACCTTTCGGAGATTCACCAGGCCAATGTTCGGATTCGGGTGATTGGTGACCGTGATGGGCTGGAGCCCGGCATTCGTCAACTGCTTGTGGAAGCTGAACAGCTGACGCGGACAAACTCCGGAATGACCCTGGTGGTTGCCTTCAATTATGGCGCGCGCGATGAAATCACGCGAGCTGTCCGGTCCATTGCGCAGGACGTGGCAACTGGTGCCATTGAGCCTGACGCGGTGACGCAGGAGATGATTGGCGATCGCCTTGATACCTCCGGGATACCAGATCCTGACCTGATCATTCGGACAAGCGGCGAAATGCGGCTTTCCAACTTCCTCATGTGGCAGGCTGCGTATTCGGAATTCTATTTCTGTGAGTGTCACTGGCCGGAGTTCGATGAGGCCGCCTTTGACAAGGCGCTCGCCGATTACAGCAGTCGTGAGCGCCGTTTTGGCGGGCTCAGCGCCAAAGCGCTCTGAATGCCGGACCCTCTTCAAAAGCCTGGCGGCGGTTCCCGGATGTCTGACCTGAAGTTGAGGGTTATCTCCGCTGCGATACTCGGGCCGGCCGTGCTGGCGATTGCCTTTGTTGGCGGTCTTTGGTTTTTCGCGCTTGTTCTCGTGGCCGCGGTCCTGTTCCAGCATGAGTGGTTTTCGATCACGGGAACCTCCGACAAAAGCGCTCCTGCGGTTCTTGGATATGCGGCACTTGTAGCAGCGTGTGTGCTCTACGCTGTGAGCTATCCAATCCTGGCGATTGCCATTGTCGGCGGCGGAGCGCTCGCTGTCTATCTGGTTGGCGGCCTGAGCCAGCCGGCGCGCTGGGGCGCTGAAGGTATTATTTATTCCGGGCTCGCGTTGTTGTCTCTCATGGCCTCCCGTCTTGGTGATATCGGGCTGGTCTTCGTCTTCTTCCTTCTGATCGTTGTTTGGGCCACGGACATCTGCGCCTACTTCGTTGGCCGTTTTCTCGGTGGACCGAAGCTTTGGATGCGGGTTTCTCCTAACAAGACCTGGTCGGGAGCGCTCGGGGGATTGTTTTTCGCTGTTCTGTTCGGCGTCGGATTCGCCGCGATCAGCGGGCAGACCGATCTGCTGCGGTGGGGCGGTTTGGCGGTGGTTCTTTCTATTGTCTCCCAGGCAGGTGATCTTATGGAATCGGCAATCAAGAGGCGTTTTGACGTAAAGGACTCTAGTGGTCTGATTCCTGGACATGGCGGAATCATGGACCGTGTTGATGGACTTGTTGCAGCAGCTATCATGGCTGCAGCCCTTGGACTTGCCTTTGGCGGAGATCCGGCCAACCCGATTGCGGGTCTGTCTCTGAGCTAGGGGCACGCCGATCTCGTCGCAAAACCAGAAATCAAACAAGGTGGATATGTCTGCAAACTCTGAGAGATGGCCGAGCGCGGCTTCGGGCAGACGAATGCGGCTGAGCGTCCTTGGGGCGACCGGGTCCGTCGGACGCAGCACGCTTGATATCGTGGCGCGCAATCCGGACCGCTTTGATGTCGTTTCCCTTGTGGCCAATTCTGATGTTGCAGGTCTTGCGGAGCTTGCCCGCAAGGTGGGTGCGGATTGCGCGGTTCTCGCAAGGCCTGACAAAAGGGTGGAGCTTGCGGAGGCGTTGGCCGGAACCAGCATTGAGTCTGCTGCAGGTGAGGAGGCCGTTCTAGAGGCTGTGGATCGTCCGGCGGACATGGTTGTTGCTGCGATCGTCGGCGCGGCGGGTCTTCGGCCGACCTTGCGGGCAATGAAGTCCAGCCGAGCTGTTGCTCTGGCCAACAAGGAATGCCTCGTCTCAGCTGGCGATCTTTTCATGACAGAAGCGCAGCGCAGCGAAACGACTGTTCTTCCCGTCGACAGCGAACACAGCGCTATTTTCCAGGTTTTCGAGCAGGAGAATGCGGATCAGGTCGAGAAGGTGATACTGACCGCGTCGGGTGGTCCATTTCGGACAGTGTCGAAAGCTGCGATGGCTGATGTCACGCCGACTCAGGCGCTCAAGCATCCAAATTGGGACATGGGAAGCCGTATCACGATCGACAGTGCGACGATGATGAACAAGGGTTTTGAGGTGATCGAGGCGTTTCACCTCTTCCCCTTGGGGCAGGACCAGCTGGAAGTCCTCGTGCATCCGCAATCTGTCGTCCATGGCCTGGTGCAGTACCGCGATGGTTCGTTGCTTGCGCAACTGGGTGCGCCAGATATGCGCACGCCAATCGCACACTGCCTGGCCTGGCCACACCGCATGGATGTCCCCGTGGAGAGGCTCGATCTCGCGCGGATTGGCGAGCTGTCATTCGAGGCGCCGGACCTCGACCGGTTCCCGGCACTCTCGCTTGCGCTGCAGGCGATGAGGCGCGGTGGTGGAGCGACGACCGTCCTGAATGCAGCGGATGAGGTGGCCGTTGACGCCTTTTTAAACCAGCAGATCGGCTTCATGGATATTCCGTTGGCAGTCGAAGCGTCGCTCGAAAGGCTCGATGCTTCTCACGGAGGGAGGGCCCTTGAAGGAGTTGAGGATGTTCTGGCTGTTGACGAAGAAGCGCGGGACAGTTGCCTTGAATGGGTTGCATCTCGCTAACCAACCGGCTCAAAATCGGGCAGCAGTTCAAAAAACGGTGTTGTCCTTTAACCTGCCTTAATTGCCCAGCGTATATCCTGTAAGAATACAGGATCAAACGAGCCTGAAACGGGACCTCATAATGGAATTGATTTCGTCGGCTTACGACCTCCTTATCGGCTATATCGTGCCGTTCCTCTTTGTTTTGACCATCGTGGTTTTTTTTCATGAGCTCGGGCACTTCCTCGTTGCACGCTGGTGTGGTGTCAATGTCGATGCATTTTCGGTCGGTTTCGGGCGTGAGATCTTCGGCTGGAACGACAGCAAGGGAACCCGCTGGAAGCTCTCGATGATTCCGCTTGGCGGCTATGTAAAATTCGCCGGGGACGAAAATGCAGCGAGCGTGCCAGATCGCGAGCGGGTCGCGGCGATGAGCGAAGCTGAACGGGCAGGGGCGTTTGTCGCCAAGCCGGTCTGGCAGCGTGCCGCTGTCGTTGCCGCGGGTCCGATTGCAAATTTCATCCTGGCGATTGTCATTTTTGCTGCAATCTTCATGGCCTTCGGAAAGATCGTTACCTCTCCGGTTGTTGAAACGGTTCAGCCCGGCAGTGCGGCTGAGGCTGGCGGGCTGCTGCCCGAAGACCTGATCCTGTCTGTTGATGGCCGTGAGATTGCAACGTTCTCCGATCTGCAGCGGATTGTTTCAGTGAGCGCCGATGTGCCGCTTTTGCTTGAGGTCGAGCGCGGCACGAGCGTCGTCACACTGACTGTGACGCCGCAATACCGGGAATTGACCGACCGTTTCGGCAATGTCCAGCGTCTTGGCCTTTTGGGCGTTTCACGTAGCCCCAAGCCGGAGGATCTCATTCAGCAAACTTACGGCCCCGTCGAGGCCGTTGCTGAGGGAACGCATGAAACAATCTATATCGCCGGGCGGACACTCGATTATCTGTGGGGCGTTCTTTCCGGCAGGGAGGCTGCTGATCAGCTTGGCGGGCCGATTCGCGTCGCACAGGTGTCCGGGCAAG is a window of Labrenzia sp. CE80 DNA encoding:
- a CDS encoding phosphatidate cytidylyltransferase, encoding MSDLKLRVISAAILGPAVLAIAFVGGLWFFALVLVAAVLFQHEWFSITGTSDKSAPAVLGYAALVAACVLYAVSYPILAIAIVGGGALAVYLVGGLSQPARWGAEGIIYSGLALLSLMASRLGDIGLVFVFFLLIVVWATDICAYFVGRFLGGPKLWMRVSPNKTWSGALGGLFFAVLFGVGFAAISGQTDLLRWGGLAVVLSIVSQAGDLMESAIKRRFDVKDSSGLIPGHGGIMDRVDGLVAAAIMAAALGLAFGGDPANPIAGLSLS
- the tsf gene encoding translation elongation factor Ts, with translation MSITAAMVKELREKSGAGMMDCKTALTESGGDMEAAVDWLRTKGLAKAAKKAGRVAAEGLVGVAAEGSKAAVIELNSETDFVARNEGFQELVKNVAQVAVGTDGDLEAVSDAGYPASEKNVKDSITDAIATIGENMTLRRTAVLSVSEGVVATYVHGAVTEGLGKIGVLVALESSGDKDKLNGLGRQIAMHIAATSPLALSTDDLDPAVVDRERSVFVEQARESGKPDNIIEKMVEGRIRKFYEEVTLVKQSFVIDPDKTVEQAVEALGKELGTDVKLTGFVRFALGEGIEKEEQDFAAEVAAATGQ
- a CDS encoding VOC family protein; this translates as MPGTIGINHLGLTVLDLEQTTTFFTDCLGWSLLNRD
- the frr gene encoding ribosome recycling factor, which encodes MPVEGIDQDDLKRRMQGALSVLKTEFAGLRTGRASSSMMDPIMVSAYGQAMPISQVATVSVPEPRMLAVQVWDKGMVAAVEKAIRESNLGLNPVVDGQLLRLPIPELNQERRQDLIKIAHKYAEQAKVSIRHVRRDGMDTAKKLEKDGDISQDDGRVASDEIQKLTDSMIAEADAMLEKKEQEISQV
- the dnaE gene encoding DNA polymerase III subunit alpha, which encodes MSSEFPSSDQGSDLTAADGPAKAAAERVGYVHLRVHSALSLLEGALPIKKLLDLAKSDDQPALAITDTGNLFGAQEFSAKAWGAGIQPIIGCQLSVAFGGASGGGDRHGDLNLSDIVVLACSEEGYENLMELSSRAFLDTDTGLKPHVTSDYLAAKSGGLILLTGGIHGPVGQALLAGRKDDARARLTWLSDQFPGRCYVEIQRHGMEPERRTESDFLELAYTLGLPLVATNEAFFPAREDYEAHDALICISEGRVIIEDDRRRLTPEHYFKSREEMQALFSDLPEAVASTVEIAQRCHYRPLRRDPILPRFAGADADPEEAVRVEAEELKRQAREGLQARLDAHGLAPGLEEKDYWERLDYELGIIERMKFPGYFLIVADFIKWGKAQDIPVGPGRGSGAGSLVAWSLTITDLDPMRFSLLFERFLNPERVSMPDFDIDFCQSRREEVIRYVQEKYGRQQVAQIITFGSLQARAVLRDVGRVLQMPYGQVDRLCKLVPANPANPVTLAQAIEDEPRLREAAREEEIVDKLLTMAQKLEGLYRHASTHAAGVVIGDRPLEKLVPLYRDPRSDMPVAQFNMKMVEDAGLVKFDFLGLKTLTVIDTAVKLIERRGIKVDVAALPIDDAPSYEMLTRGETFGVFQLESQGMRRAVSGMKPDRFEDIIALVALYRPGPMENIPVYNAVKHGEQEPDCLHPLLEPILMETNGIIVYQEQVMQIAQVLSGYSLGEADLLRRAMGKKIAAEMEVQRARFVDGAVERGVNKAQAGSIFDLVAKFANYGFNKSHAAAYALVSYHTAWLKANHPVEFMAASMTLDMGNTEKLGDFRQEARRMGIEIVPPSINRSMVEFDVQDGKVVYAMGAIKGVGEQAVEHIVEVRSQGAFKSLGDFARRISPKQLNKRTLENLLAAGAFDELEPNRARVLEGLDRIMGLAQRTEENKTLGQDELFGGSDSEEPLQLPDVAGWTPDVRLQREHAAIGFYLSAHPLDEYDELLEKMRVQPWAKFAEAVKKGASAGRLAGTVISKQERKTKTGNKMGIVRFSDGTGQFEGLLFKEKLEQFRDALEPGRSMVILVGADMRDDEPSIRIEQVDPIEKVAARVQKSMRVFLRDDRPIQSLVRHLNVRGEGDVTVVVLLENGAREVEVKLPGRFRLSPEIAGALKAVPGVTDVQMA
- the rseP gene encoding RIP metalloprotease RseP — its product is MELISSAYDLLIGYIVPFLFVLTIVVFFHELGHFLVARWCGVNVDAFSVGFGREIFGWNDSKGTRWKLSMIPLGGYVKFAGDENAASVPDRERVAAMSEAERAGAFVAKPVWQRAAVVAAGPIANFILAIVIFAAIFMAFGKIVTSPVVETVQPGSAAEAGGLLPEDLILSVDGREIATFSDLQRIVSVSADVPLLLEVERGTSVVTLTVTPQYRELTDRFGNVQRLGLLGVSRSPKPEDLIQQTYGPVEAVAEGTHETIYIAGRTLDYLWGVLSGREAADQLGGPIRVAQVSGQVATQGIIPLLSLAAVLSISIGLLNLMPIPMLDGGHLVYYFAEAVRGKPLSEGVQDIGFRIGIGIVLLLMVFATWNDVMHLTKL
- the rpsB gene encoding 30S ribosomal protein S2, which encodes MALPDINMRQLLEAGVHFGHQKHRWNPRMGQYIFGVRNDVHIIDLAQTVPLMHQALKAVSDTVAGGGRVLLVGTKRQAQEAVASSARNSAQYFVNARWLGGMLTNWKTISQSIQRLRKLEETLNSDAANALTKKERLFMDREREKLERNLGGIKDMGGIPDLIFVIDTNRESIAIQEARRLGIPVAAILDSNSNPEGITYPVPGNDDAGRAIALYCDLIARSAIDGISRAQGASGMDVGAGEEAPVEEALAEVAAEEVVAEAAPATEAAAEA
- the pyrH gene encoding UMP kinase yields the protein MNKPLRWKRVLLKLSGEALMGSQPFGIDPAIVERIAKEIADAVALGAQVGIVVGGGNIFRGVAVAAKGGNRVTGDHMGMLATIMNSLTIADALRRLKVQARVLSAVAVPSICETFSQRVAERYMEDGDVIVFAGGTGNPFFTTDSGAALRAAEMRCDAFLKGTQVDGVYSDDPKTNPDAERYETLGYEEVIKRNLKVMDTTAIALARDNSIPVIVFSIHSPGSLVNVLQESGRYTVVGD
- a CDS encoding isoprenyl transferase, producing the protein MSPAPKCSVSGVRHVGLIMDGNGRWAQARGLSRSDGHRHGLDSLRRMIRHAVRIGLKYVTIYSFSSENWNRPETEVSFLMSLLRRFVQRDLSEIHQANVRIRVIGDRDGLEPGIRQLLVEAEQLTRTNSGMTLVVAFNYGARDEITRAVRSIAQDVATGAIEPDAVTQEMIGDRLDTSGIPDPDLIIRTSGEMRLSNFLMWQAAYSEFYFCECHWPEFDEAAFDKALADYSSRERRFGGLSAKAL
- the dxr gene encoding 1-deoxy-D-xylulose-5-phosphate reductoisomerase, whose amino-acid sequence is MRLSVLGATGSVGRSTLDIVARNPDRFDVVSLVANSDVAGLAELARKVGADCAVLARPDKRVELAEALAGTSIESAAGEEAVLEAVDRPADMVVAAIVGAAGLRPTLRAMKSSRAVALANKECLVSAGDLFMTEAQRSETTVLPVDSEHSAIFQVFEQENADQVEKVILTASGGPFRTVSKAAMADVTPTQALKHPNWDMGSRITIDSATMMNKGFEVIEAFHLFPLGQDQLEVLVHPQSVVHGLVQYRDGSLLAQLGAPDMRTPIAHCLAWPHRMDVPVERLDLARIGELSFEAPDLDRFPALSLALQAMRRGGGATTVLNAADEVAVDAFLNQQIGFMDIPLAVEASLERLDASHGGRALEGVEDVLAVDEEARDSCLEWVASR